Proteins co-encoded in one Prunus persica cultivar Lovell chromosome G6, Prunus_persica_NCBIv2, whole genome shotgun sequence genomic window:
- the LOC18771954 gene encoding probable protein phosphatase 2C 34, whose product MGHFSSMFSGLVRSLSIKKGKNNRGNSDARDAAEAMAKEAKKNDMILRSSGIVNVDGSNNFASVFSKRGQKGVNQDCCIVWEEFGCQEDMMFCGIFDGHGPWGHFVAKRIRETMPPSLLCSWQETLAQTSLDPDLDLELDKKGHRFNIWKHSYIKTCAAIDQELDRHRRIDSFYSGTTALSIVRQGELIFIANVGDSRAVLATTSEDGSLVPVQLTVDFKPSLPQEAERIIQSKGRVFCLDDEPGVQRVWQPDGETPGLAMSRAFGDYCVKGFGLISVPEVTQRNITSRDQFVVLATDGVWDVVSNQEAVQIVGSTADRAKSAKRLVECAVHAWKRKRRGIAMDDISAICLFFHSSPLSDPQQVHPISIATPK is encoded by the exons ATGGGGCACTTCTCCTCCATGTTCAGTGGACTGGTGAGGTCGCTATCCATcaagaaagggaaaaataacCGTGGAAATTCTGATGCAAGAGATGCTGCTGAAGCAATGGCGAAGGAGGCGAAGAAGAATGACATGATACTGCGCTCTTCCGGGATTGTCAATGTTGATGGTTCAAACAATTTTGCTTcagttttctcaaagagaggCCAGAAAGGAGTGAACCAGGACTGCTGTATTGTGTGGGAG gAATTTGGGTGCCAAGAGGACATGATGTTTTGTGGAATATTTGACGGGCATGGTCCATGGGGACATTTTGTGGCAAAAAGGATCAGAGAAACAATGCCACCCTCTTTGTTGTGTAGTTGGCAAGAGACACTAGCTCAAACTTCCCTCGATCCAGATTTGGACTTGGAATTGGATAAAAAGGGTCACCGGTTTAATATATGGAAGCATTCCTATATCAAAACTTGTGCTGCTATTGATCAGGAGCTTGATCGGCATCGTAGAATTGATTCCTTTTACAGCGGAACAACTGCCCTCTCTATTGTGAGACAG GGTGAACTTATTTTTATAGCAAATGTTGGTGATTCTCGTGCTGTTTTGGCTACCACTTCAGAAGATGGAAGCTTAGTGCCAGTTCAGCTTACTGTTGATTTCAAGCCCAGTTTACCTC AGGAGGCGGAGCGAATAATTCAAAGCAAAGGGCGGGTGTTCTGCTTAGATGATGAACCAGGGGTGCAAAGGGTGTGGCAGCCAGATGGGGAAACACCAGGACTTGCAATGTCTAGAGCCTTTGGAGATTACTGTGTGAAGGGCTTTGGGCTCATTTCTGTGCCTGAAGTGACACAGAGAAATATAACAAGCAGAGATCAATTTGTTGTGTTGGCAACTGATGGG GTTTGGGATGTTGTTTCAAATCAAGAAGCAGTGCAGATTGTAGGTTCAACAGCAGACAGGGCAAAGTCTGCTAAGCGTCTGGTGGAGTGTGCCGTGCATGCATGGAAGCGCAAGAGGAGGGGAATAGCAATGGATGATATTTCAGCCATTTGCCTCTTCTTTCATTCTTCCCCTTTGTCTGACCCTCAGCAAGTTCACCCAATCAGTATTGCCACACCAAAATAG
- the LOC18772359 gene encoding CST complex subunit TEN1, producing MASSEIKSGALVSLQDLHPSSPYFKQGASLRLTGKLQECSVETAIATIVDGSDSLKINTQHLRDLSFRVGSIYQFIGELLIQPDNEAVLQARVGRNVDGIDLNLYYQSLQLLRQFQADHLKTKLPSTPNPSNNAK from the exons ATGGCATCATCTGAAATAAAATCTGGGGCATTGGTTTCATTGCAAGACCTACATCCATCTTCCCCTTATTTCAAGCAAGGGGCTTCGTTGAGACTAACTGGAAA GTTACAAGAGTGTTCTGTAGAGACAGCCATTGCCACAATTGTTGATGGAAGTGACAGCTTAAAAATCAACACCCAACACCTCAGGGACCTTAGCTTTCGAGTCGGATCCATCTACCAGTTCATCGGCGAGCTGCTTATTCAACCCGATAATGAG gcaGTCTTGCAGGCACGTGTGGGTAGGAATGTTGATGGCATTGATCTCAATCTCTATTATCAATCTCTGCAATTGTTGAGACAATTTCAGGCTGATCATTTGAAGACCAAATTACCATCTACCCCCAACCCATCAAACAATGCAAAATGA